A region of Myxococcus stipitatus DSM 14675 DNA encodes the following proteins:
- a CDS encoding TfuA-like protein, producing MKVFIFTGPTLRPEDARQELEAVYLPPVQQGDIYRATLEKPVALGIIDGFFEHVPAVWHKEILWAMAEGVHVFGAASMGALRASELAAFGMEGVGAIFEDFRRGVLEDDDEVAVAHASAEDGWRPVSEAMVNVRATLSAAHATGVLSEDTRAGLERLAKSLFYVERAWPTLLTRGAREGLPVVELAALKDWLPRGRVDAKRADAVAMLRTIRERLDAGLPPKETRFPFQHTDAWEEARRRASRLPLRPTENPLEGVASEALLDELRLRGGMRDARRASMARALAVEEARRLGRVPDAAELHSTEALLRLERELTPETFERWKAEQHVDDTARLLRDESHVRWVETLFEPDVMRHLADHLRLTGQYGELLHRARDKETVLAEAGLSTPRLEDAGITEPALWAWYYEEHQGRMVPVALEQAAREEGFPDVASLRRAALRELCYVLAKAGATAC from the coding sequence ATGAAGGTGTTCATCTTCACCGGCCCCACGCTGCGCCCCGAGGACGCGCGCCAGGAGCTGGAGGCCGTGTACCTGCCTCCGGTGCAGCAAGGGGACATCTACCGGGCGACGCTCGAGAAGCCGGTGGCGCTGGGCATCATCGATGGCTTCTTCGAGCATGTGCCCGCCGTGTGGCACAAGGAGATCCTCTGGGCCATGGCGGAAGGCGTCCATGTCTTCGGCGCCGCGAGCATGGGCGCGCTGCGAGCCTCGGAGCTGGCCGCCTTCGGGATGGAGGGCGTCGGCGCCATCTTCGAGGACTTCCGTCGCGGAGTGCTGGAGGACGACGACGAAGTGGCCGTGGCGCACGCGAGCGCGGAAGACGGCTGGCGCCCCGTGTCCGAGGCCATGGTGAACGTTCGCGCCACGCTGTCGGCCGCCCACGCCACGGGCGTGCTGAGTGAGGACACCCGAGCAGGACTCGAGCGACTGGCCAAGTCGCTGTTCTACGTGGAGCGCGCGTGGCCGACCTTGCTGACGCGGGGGGCGCGCGAAGGACTGCCCGTGGTGGAGCTGGCGGCGCTCAAGGACTGGCTGCCACGCGGCCGAGTGGATGCGAAGCGCGCGGATGCCGTGGCGATGCTGCGGACGATTCGAGAGCGACTCGACGCGGGGTTGCCTCCGAAGGAGACCCGCTTCCCCTTCCAGCACACGGACGCGTGGGAGGAGGCACGGCGGCGCGCGAGCAGACTGCCCCTGCGTCCCACCGAGAATCCCTTGGAGGGGGTGGCGTCGGAGGCCCTGCTCGACGAGCTGCGCCTGCGCGGTGGGATGAGGGACGCACGGCGGGCCAGCATGGCGCGTGCGCTCGCGGTGGAGGAGGCCCGGAGGCTGGGGCGCGTCCCGGATGCGGCGGAGCTTCATTCGACGGAAGCCCTGCTGCGCCTGGAGCGGGAGCTCACCCCCGAGACCTTCGAGCGGTGGAAGGCCGAGCAACACGTCGACGACACCGCGCGCCTGCTCCGGGACGAGTCACACGTGAGATGGGTGGAGACCCTCTTCGAGCCCGATGTGATGCGCCACCTCGCGGACCATCTGCGTCTGACGGGCCAGTACGGGGAGCTGCTCCACCGCGCGCGCGACAAGGAGACGGTGCTCGCGGAGGCGGGGCTGTCGACACCGCGACTCGAGGACGCGGGCATCACCGAGCCCGCGCTCTGGGCCTGGTACTACGAGGAGCACCAGGGGCGGATGGTGCCCGTGGCGCTCGAGCAGGCCGCGCGGGAAGAGGGCTTCCCGGATGTCGCTTCCCTGCGCAGGGCCGCATTGCGAGAGCTCTGCTACGTCCTCGCGAAGGCCGGTGCCACGGCCTGCTGA
- a CDS encoding SDR family NAD(P)-dependent oxidoreductase gives MKLLSNSAIVTGGSQGIGLAIASRLMREGTHVLVFGRTESKVVEAAERLNREGEGRARAVPFAGDVCRQTDVEKAHEFATAQLGLPGILVNNAGSVSLHLLVDLPEEELDRLLGVNLKGPFLFMKTFARALIAEKRPGAIVNVSSLCQSVVTEGFGHYSASKAALAQLSRAAALELGRHSIRVNVVAPGAIHTPLAASFIDEPAMRRELLARTPLGRPHGLPDDVARVVAFLCAEESSWVTGETLDVDGGSHLRGMHSYWDTLNPPR, from the coding sequence ATGAAGCTCCTCTCGAATAGCGCCATTGTGACAGGCGGCTCACAGGGAATCGGTCTGGCGATCGCCTCTCGCCTCATGCGCGAGGGCACCCATGTGCTGGTTTTCGGACGGACCGAGTCCAAGGTCGTCGAAGCGGCTGAACGTCTCAATCGCGAAGGGGAAGGCCGCGCTCGAGCCGTCCCCTTCGCGGGAGATGTCTGTCGACAGACGGATGTCGAAAAAGCTCACGAGTTCGCCACGGCCCAGCTGGGTTTGCCTGGCATCCTCGTGAACAATGCGGGCTCTGTATCACTGCACCTGCTGGTGGACCTCCCCGAGGAGGAGCTGGACCGGCTGCTCGGGGTGAACCTGAAGGGGCCGTTCCTCTTCATGAAGACCTTCGCCCGAGCCCTCATCGCGGAGAAGCGGCCCGGTGCCATCGTGAATGTTTCATCGCTGTGTCAGTCGGTGGTGACGGAAGGCTTTGGCCACTACTCCGCCTCCAAGGCCGCGCTGGCTCAGCTCTCCCGCGCGGCGGCGCTGGAGCTGGGACGACACTCCATCCGCGTCAACGTCGTCGCGCCGGGTGCCATCCACACGCCCCTGGCGGCGTCCTTCATCGATGAGCCGGCGATGCGACGGGAGCTGCTCGCGCGCACTCCGCTGGGCCGCCCCCATGGTTTGCCAGACGACGTGGCGCGGGTGGTGGCGTTCCTCTGCGCGGAGGAGTCCTCGTGGGTGACGGGAGAGACGCTCGACGTGGATGGCGGCAGCCACCTGCGGGGCATGCACAGCTACTGGGACACGCTGAATCCACCGCGGTAG
- a CDS encoding serine/threonine-protein kinase PknK: MGARLGPYELLEVLGQGGMGVVYRGWDPATGEPVAVKTVRAASEVPLASIRREIHALRRLRHAGVVRIVAEGVTDGLPWYAMELLRGQTLRSATTAPPPGPLDAARLHETLLVMRRLCSALAFLHANGLVHRDLKPENVFVRPDGTPVLVDFGIAARFGGSRGRETLDVSGAVVGSDTYMAPEQLRGDYVDARADLYALGCILYEQLTGRPPFMPGREGPLPHQHLHLTPVPPSLRVEGLPAALDALVLKLLAKRPQERPGYAEDVSSALEALGAREGDERVTAAPRTPAYLYRPDLAGRVGELGKLMAALDAADRGQGGRVFLGGESGAGKTRLALELASEAAWRRMAVVTGECVPVGMGGMELHAAPLHPLRPLLLAVADRCNERGAEETLRLLGPRGGVLAAYEPSLAQLPGQREQPEPPPLPAPEARQRVLSALRDTLRAFAEVQPLLLVLDDLQWADELTVSFLEELDARHLASRPVLLVGTYRMDEMGESLRAVVGAPDAVRVEVGRLDATSAGKMARGMLALREVPGPFVDALVRETSGNPFFIAEYLRAAIDAGLLFRAPSGEWLFEARGSAGSRPLPLPSSIAELIERRLADLGADGRTLAEVASVLGRELDGELLLATAALPESAGLEAVEELRRRQVLEESSDGRLRFVHDKLREVAYARITTERRRALHHRCAEGLELRDVGTAPGHLPHAAGLAHHWSRAEVPDRASHWFARAGDAARAAYANGDAITFYEAAVREAAASELNAHASPPNALPLFLDGVWEGLGEVLALTGRQDDARQAFLEALARIEQSQRVRRANVLRKVGKSLQTHHQNEEALRIYAQAQIELGPMPDNVSSTPGHVEAAWWHEWVQLQGERITVHYWLAQLDEMQSLVEGVRPVMRAHGTPLQRARFFNSLVQMQLRSERYQASRETVAHARAYAEAALESEGDAEHAGARCVVAMVLLFHGALDEAQSWMEESLRGAERLGDVTLQTRCLTYLTVILRLRGQVKAVDESSARSLELASRAGMADYAGAAHAHRAWVAWRAQDLAQAREEATEALRLWQSLSLVYPFQWLALWPLLAVELEAGRESAALEHARAMLARQQQRLPDELLQSLQAALEQPDTRSALLQASATARQLGYL; this comes from the coding sequence GTGGGTGCGAGGTTGGGCCCCTACGAGCTCCTGGAGGTGCTCGGCCAAGGGGGCATGGGCGTTGTCTATCGAGGATGGGACCCGGCCACCGGAGAGCCCGTCGCGGTGAAGACGGTGCGCGCGGCCAGCGAGGTCCCCCTGGCCAGCATCCGTCGGGAAATTCACGCCTTGCGACGTTTGAGGCACGCAGGCGTGGTGCGCATCGTCGCGGAGGGCGTGACGGACGGCCTGCCCTGGTACGCGATGGAGCTGCTCCGCGGACAGACGCTGCGCAGCGCGACCACCGCTCCACCGCCGGGCCCGCTGGATGCGGCGCGCTTGCACGAGACGCTCCTGGTGATGCGCCGGTTGTGCTCGGCGCTGGCGTTCCTTCACGCCAACGGGCTGGTGCATCGGGACTTGAAGCCGGAGAACGTCTTCGTCCGGCCGGACGGCACCCCCGTGCTCGTGGACTTCGGCATCGCCGCGCGCTTCGGCGGCTCGCGAGGACGAGAGACGCTCGACGTCAGCGGCGCCGTGGTGGGCAGCGACACGTACATGGCGCCTGAGCAACTGCGTGGCGATTACGTGGACGCTCGCGCGGACCTCTATGCGCTGGGGTGCATCCTCTACGAGCAGCTCACCGGCAGACCGCCCTTCATGCCAGGACGCGAAGGCCCGCTGCCGCATCAGCACCTGCACCTGACCCCCGTGCCTCCGTCGCTGCGAGTGGAGGGACTGCCGGCGGCGCTGGATGCCCTGGTGCTGAAGCTGCTCGCCAAGCGGCCTCAGGAACGGCCGGGCTACGCGGAGGACGTGTCGTCCGCCCTGGAGGCCCTGGGCGCGCGCGAGGGCGACGAGCGTGTCACCGCCGCGCCCCGGACACCGGCCTATCTCTATCGCCCGGACCTGGCGGGGCGCGTCGGCGAGCTGGGGAAGCTGATGGCCGCGCTGGACGCCGCGGACCGCGGACAAGGTGGCCGCGTCTTCCTCGGCGGAGAGAGCGGCGCGGGCAAGACGCGACTCGCGCTGGAGCTCGCGTCGGAGGCGGCGTGGCGGCGCATGGCGGTGGTCACCGGGGAGTGTGTCCCCGTCGGCATGGGAGGCATGGAGCTGCACGCGGCGCCCCTTCATCCGCTGCGGCCCCTGCTGCTCGCCGTCGCCGACCGCTGCAACGAGCGAGGCGCGGAGGAGACCCTGCGACTGCTGGGGCCCCGCGGAGGCGTGCTGGCCGCCTATGAGCCTTCACTGGCACAGCTCCCTGGCCAGCGAGAGCAACCCGAGCCCCCTCCCCTGCCCGCGCCCGAAGCGCGCCAGCGGGTGCTGTCCGCGCTGAGGGACACCCTGCGCGCCTTCGCGGAGGTGCAGCCGCTGCTGCTCGTGCTCGATGACCTCCAGTGGGCGGATGAGTTGACGGTGAGCTTCCTCGAGGAGCTGGATGCGCGGCATCTCGCGTCGCGCCCCGTGCTGTTGGTGGGCACGTACCGCATGGATGAGATGGGGGAGTCGCTGCGGGCGGTGGTCGGTGCACCGGACGCGGTGCGCGTGGAGGTGGGCCGCCTGGATGCGACCAGCGCGGGGAAGATGGCGCGCGGCATGCTCGCGCTGCGCGAGGTGCCCGGTCCCTTCGTGGACGCCCTGGTGCGAGAGACGAGCGGCAACCCCTTCTTCATCGCCGAGTACCTGCGCGCCGCCATCGACGCGGGCCTCCTGTTTCGCGCCCCGTCGGGGGAGTGGCTCTTCGAGGCTCGAGGCAGCGCGGGCAGTCGTCCCCTGCCGCTCCCCAGCAGCATCGCCGAGCTCATCGAACGCCGTCTCGCCGACCTGGGGGCGGACGGGCGCACGCTGGCGGAGGTGGCCTCCGTGCTCGGGCGAGAGCTGGATGGAGAGCTGCTCCTCGCCACCGCCGCGCTGCCGGAGAGCGCGGGGCTGGAGGCGGTGGAGGAGCTGCGCCGGAGACAGGTCCTCGAGGAGTCCAGCGACGGGCGGCTGCGCTTCGTGCACGACAAGCTGCGCGAGGTGGCCTACGCGCGCATCACCACCGAGCGGCGCCGCGCGCTGCATCACCGCTGCGCCGAAGGGCTGGAGCTGCGCGACGTGGGGACGGCTCCCGGGCACCTGCCGCATGCCGCGGGGCTCGCGCATCACTGGTCTCGCGCGGAGGTGCCGGACCGGGCCAGCCACTGGTTCGCACGTGCGGGTGACGCGGCGCGCGCGGCCTACGCCAATGGAGACGCCATCACCTTCTACGAAGCCGCCGTGCGCGAAGCCGCGGCGTCCGAGCTGAACGCGCATGCGTCCCCTCCGAACGCGCTCCCGCTCTTCCTGGATGGGGTCTGGGAAGGGCTCGGCGAAGTGCTCGCACTCACCGGGCGGCAGGACGACGCGCGCCAGGCCTTTCTGGAAGCCCTGGCACGAATCGAGCAAAGCCAGCGCGTCCGTCGCGCCAACGTCCTCCGGAAGGTGGGCAAGTCCTTGCAGACTCACCATCAGAATGAGGAAGCGCTGCGCATCTACGCCCAGGCTCAAATCGAGCTGGGACCGATGCCCGACAACGTCTCCTCCACCCCCGGGCACGTCGAGGCCGCGTGGTGGCATGAGTGGGTTCAGCTCCAGGGCGAGCGCATCACGGTTCATTACTGGTTGGCGCAGCTCGATGAGATGCAGTCGTTGGTCGAAGGTGTCCGCCCGGTGATGCGGGCCCATGGCACGCCCCTCCAGCGGGCGCGCTTCTTCAACTCGCTGGTCCAGATGCAACTGCGCAGCGAGCGTTATCAAGCTTCAAGAGAAACCGTGGCCCACGCCCGGGCCTACGCGGAAGCCGCGCTGGAATCAGAGGGGGACGCGGAACATGCGGGAGCCCGGTGCGTGGTCGCCATGGTGTTGCTCTTCCATGGCGCCCTGGACGAAGCCCAGTCCTGGATGGAGGAGTCCCTGCGGGGAGCGGAGCGGCTCGGTGATGTGACCTTGCAGACGCGCTGCCTCACGTACCTCACCGTCATCCTCCGGCTGCGCGGCCAGGTGAAGGCGGTGGACGAGTCCTCCGCGCGGAGCCTCGAGCTCGCCAGCCGCGCGGGCATGGCGGACTACGCGGGCGCCGCGCACGCCCATCGCGCGTGGGTGGCCTGGAGGGCGCAAGACCTCGCCCAGGCCCGGGAGGAAGCCACCGAGGCGCTCCGGCTGTGGCAATCCCTCTCACTCGTCTATCCGTTCCAGTGGCTGGCTCTCTGGCCCCTCCTCGCGGTGGAGCTGGAGGCGGGCCGCGAGTCCGCGGCGCTGGAGCATGCCCGCGCGATGCTCGCGCGACAGCAGCAGCGGCTCCCGGATGAGCTCCTGCAGTCGCTGCAAGCGGCGCTGGAGCAACCGGACACACGCAGCGCACTGCTCCAGGCGAGCGCGACGGCGCGACAGCTCGGCTATCTGTAG
- a CDS encoding sigma-54-dependent transcriptional regulator: protein MGTPFFTSATAWRAVVEHRCAVSIDVNVGTVQPHAPDAPVTGDPGLAGFHSNESRQRFLGRHATHVCVLPLRTPGGSIEGMISLEADCLAAMGQEFVWREAGEQLQLLADVAAPYLAGLPQRPVATPEVDEFLPVVGRSMAELLPILRVFALQDETILISGATGAGKSRLARWCHERSNRRGKPFETLDLVTVPEDLQMAELFGWKKGAFTGAVRDAPGSVARADGGTLFIDEIDKLSLKAQAGLLHLLESRSYRPLGEGTGERQADVRFIIGTNADLHAEVRAGRFREDLYYRVNVLPVRMPALQERQDEIPLWAQYMVNRRHRERSPEGNARVTQDAERLLVGGTWPGNLRQLDNIVRRAYTLAMVEHAVSGGELVLHEKHVARALDYEQAPGGKPLPEALRAAAQAFVAEARRRNAPLDLDLADAFRGLVLGVAIRQVGRDDGFKLLGRESLVKNRNHHKALKRELEKVEALYKALGEDSSPFADLLSEDEAA from the coding sequence GTGGGTACGCCGTTCTTCACGTCGGCGACGGCGTGGCGCGCGGTGGTGGAGCACCGGTGCGCCGTGTCCATCGACGTGAACGTGGGCACCGTCCAGCCGCATGCGCCGGACGCGCCCGTGACGGGAGACCCGGGACTGGCGGGCTTCCACAGCAACGAGAGCCGTCAGCGCTTCCTCGGCCGGCACGCGACGCACGTCTGTGTGCTGCCGCTGCGCACGCCGGGCGGCAGCATCGAGGGGATGATCTCCCTGGAGGCGGACTGTCTGGCGGCCATGGGGCAGGAGTTCGTCTGGCGCGAGGCGGGCGAGCAGCTCCAGCTTCTCGCGGACGTGGCCGCGCCGTATCTGGCCGGACTGCCGCAGCGGCCCGTGGCCACGCCGGAGGTGGACGAGTTCCTGCCCGTGGTGGGGCGCTCCATGGCGGAGCTGCTGCCCATCCTTCGCGTGTTCGCGCTGCAGGACGAGACCATCCTCATCAGCGGCGCGACGGGCGCGGGCAAGTCCCGGCTGGCGCGCTGGTGCCATGAGCGCTCCAACCGTCGGGGCAAGCCCTTCGAGACCTTGGACCTGGTGACGGTGCCCGAGGACCTCCAGATGGCGGAGCTCTTCGGTTGGAAGAAGGGCGCCTTCACCGGCGCGGTGCGCGACGCGCCCGGCAGCGTGGCTCGGGCGGATGGCGGCACGCTGTTCATCGACGAAATCGACAAGCTGTCGCTCAAGGCGCAGGCGGGGCTGCTGCACCTGCTGGAGTCCCGGAGCTACCGCCCGCTCGGCGAGGGCACCGGTGAGCGCCAGGCGGACGTGCGCTTCATCATCGGCACCAACGCGGACCTCCACGCGGAGGTGCGCGCGGGCCGCTTCCGCGAGGACCTCTACTACCGCGTCAACGTGCTGCCCGTGCGCATGCCCGCGCTGCAGGAGCGTCAGGACGAAATCCCGCTCTGGGCGCAGTACATGGTGAACCGCCGTCACCGCGAGCGCTCGCCGGAGGGCAACGCGCGGGTGACGCAGGACGCGGAGCGGCTGCTCGTGGGCGGCACGTGGCCGGGCAACCTGCGGCAGCTCGACAACATCGTCCGGCGCGCCTACACGCTGGCCATGGTGGAGCACGCCGTCTCCGGTGGAGAGCTGGTGCTGCACGAGAAGCATGTCGCGCGGGCGCTCGACTACGAGCAGGCCCCGGGTGGCAAGCCGCTTCCGGAAGCGCTGCGCGCCGCCGCTCAGGCCTTCGTCGCGGAGGCGCGCCGTCGCAACGCGCCGCTGGACCTGGACCTGGCGGATGCGTTCCGCGGCCTGGTGCTGGGCGTGGCCATCCGGCAGGTGGGGCGCGATGACGGCTTCAAGCTGCTGGGCCGCGAGAGCCTGGTGAAGAACCGCAACCACCACAAGGCGCTCAAGCGCGAGCTGGAGAAGGTGGAGGCGCTCTACAAGGCGCTGGGCGAGGATTCGTCGCCCTTCGCGGACCTGCTCTCCGAGGACGAGGCCGCCTGA
- a CDS encoding YcaO-like family protein — MRTDSVDSPVVGAAPGTAKHFRQGTHRTVSPEETLERVRRLMPVLGITRIANVTGLDTVGIPVVMVTRPNARSLAVSQGKGLTLAAAKASGLMESVEGYHAEHITLPLKLATYNELRFRTPVVDVAGLPRLSVSLFHPNWRMLWVEGVDLLGGGPLWLPFDLVHTDFTLPLPTGSGAFLMSSNGLASGNHVLEATLHGLCEVVERDASALWHARGEKGQAGTRLDLTTVNDSACREVLETYARAGVAVGVWETTSDVGVPAFTCYIVDQERESLRPVAVAGGMGCHPSRGVALLRALTEAAQSRLTRICGARDDLHRKAYEEAREGVEADRLRTRLREEKPVRRFQEAPHQDASTLEDDLGWVLVKLRMAGVAQVVAVELTKPELGIPVVRVVVPGLEPTHEAPGYVPGPRAQRIMRGDAS, encoded by the coding sequence ATGCGCACAGACTCCGTGGACTCCCCTGTCGTCGGCGCCGCTCCCGGTACCGCCAAGCACTTCCGCCAAGGCACCCACCGGACGGTCTCCCCCGAGGAGACCTTGGAGCGCGTGCGACGACTGATGCCCGTCCTCGGCATCACCCGCATCGCCAACGTCACGGGCCTGGATACGGTCGGCATCCCCGTGGTGATGGTGACGCGCCCCAACGCGCGCTCGCTGGCGGTGTCCCAGGGCAAGGGGCTCACGCTCGCCGCGGCGAAGGCGTCGGGACTGATGGAGTCCGTGGAGGGCTATCACGCCGAGCACATCACGCTGCCCCTGAAGCTGGCCACGTACAACGAGCTGCGCTTCCGCACGCCCGTGGTCGACGTGGCGGGGCTGCCTCGCTTGTCGGTGAGCCTGTTCCATCCCAACTGGCGCATGTTGTGGGTGGAGGGTGTGGACCTCCTGGGCGGCGGCCCGCTGTGGCTGCCGTTCGACCTGGTGCACACCGACTTCACGCTGCCCCTCCCCACCGGGAGTGGCGCGTTCCTCATGAGCAGCAATGGGCTGGCCTCGGGGAATCATGTCCTCGAGGCCACGCTGCATGGCCTGTGTGAAGTGGTGGAGCGGGATGCCTCCGCGCTCTGGCATGCCCGAGGAGAGAAGGGGCAAGCGGGGACGCGGTTGGACCTGACGACGGTGAATGACTCCGCGTGCCGCGAGGTGCTGGAGACCTACGCACGGGCGGGCGTGGCCGTGGGTGTCTGGGAGACGACCAGCGACGTGGGAGTGCCCGCGTTCACCTGTTACATCGTCGACCAGGAGCGCGAGTCGTTGCGGCCCGTCGCCGTGGCGGGGGGAATGGGCTGCCATCCCTCGCGCGGTGTGGCGCTGCTGCGCGCGCTGACGGAAGCAGCGCAGAGCCGGCTCACGCGCATCTGCGGCGCTCGCGATGACCTGCACCGCAAGGCGTATGAGGAGGCTCGCGAGGGAGTGGAAGCGGACCGACTGCGGACGCGGTTGCGGGAGGAGAAGCCCGTGCGCCGCTTCCAGGAGGCGCCGCATCAAGACGCGAGCACCCTGGAGGACGACCTCGGGTGGGTGCTGGTGAAGCTGCGCATGGCCGGGGTGGCGCAGGTGGTCGCCGTGGAGCTGACGAAGCCGGAGCTGGGCATTCCGGTGGTCCGCGTGGTGGTGCCAGGGCTGGAGCCCACGCATGAGGCCCCGGGCTATGTCCCCGGGCCGCGCGCGCAGCGAATCATGCGAGGGGATGCGTCATGA